A single window of Syntrophus aciditrophicus SB DNA harbors:
- the rfbD gene encoding dTDP-4-dehydrorhamnose reductase, whose translation MKILIFGHRGMLGSELMMRLQANHEVAGQDIPEIDITSYDACRQAILSIKPDLAVNATAFTDVDACETRREECFAVNALGVGHLALICRDMGIKLVHFSTDYVFNGRRKTPYAEEDFCDPLNVYGLSKLEGEKRLQEAGCDHLLIRTAWLYGKNGKNFVRAILARAETDPVLDVVDDQRGCPTYSADLSDAVGFLIEGGHSGIYHVTNSGQCTWYEFACRILKSSGILDVEVRPTTSDKLARPACRSPYSVLNCEKYFRDTGHAMRHWTEALNDYLSVIRKEVDLKS comes from the coding sequence ATGAAGATTCTCATTTTTGGTCATCGCGGCATGCTCGGATCGGAGCTGATGATGCGGCTGCAGGCAAACCATGAGGTTGCTGGACAGGACATTCCTGAAATCGATATTACGTCTTACGATGCATGTCGTCAGGCTATCCTGAGCATCAAACCTGATCTTGCAGTGAACGCGACGGCCTTTACCGATGTGGATGCCTGCGAGACCCGCAGGGAAGAATGCTTTGCGGTCAATGCCCTGGGTGTGGGGCATCTTGCCCTGATCTGCCGCGATATGGGAATCAAACTTGTTCATTTCAGTACGGATTACGTCTTCAACGGCCGCAGGAAAACGCCTTACGCAGAGGAAGATTTCTGTGATCCGCTCAATGTCTACGGACTGTCTAAGCTGGAAGGCGAAAAAAGACTGCAGGAAGCGGGGTGCGATCATCTCCTGATCCGGACAGCCTGGCTGTATGGGAAAAATGGAAAAAATTTCGTGCGGGCTATCCTGGCCAGGGCGGAAACAGATCCGGTTCTGGATGTCGTAGATGATCAAAGGGGCTGTCCGACATATTCCGCCGATCTTTCCGATGCGGTGGGCTTTCTTATTGAAGGCGGCCACTCTGGAATTTATCATGTGACGAACAGCGGCCAATGCACCTGGTATGAGTTTGCCTGCCGGATTCTGAAATCCTCAGGCATCCTCGATGTTGAAGTTCGGCCGACTACTTCAGATAAGCTGGCGCGACCCGCCTGTCGGTCTCCCTACAGTGTGCTCAATTGCGAGAAATATTTCCGGGACACAGGGCATGCCATGCGCCACTGGACGGAAGCGCTGAATGATTATCTCTCCGTCATCCGCAAAGAGGTCGATTTGAAGAGCTGA
- the truA gene encoding tRNA pseudouridine(38-40) synthase TruA: protein MTRRNIKLVLEYDGTAYRGWQRQGNLPTIQKILEESIARITQEPVILHGSGRTDAGVHALNQVANFRTSSRIPAANLLRGLNSLLPGDIVIRETEDVDEEFHSRYSAKSKSYLYRILNSPVRSPLQRNSAWFIRCCLDLEKMAGAISLLCGKHDFTSFCAAGSDVKSCVRTIIRAEIERETEQVITISVEADGFLRHMVRNIVGTLVEIGAGQDSSEIMRDILEAKDRGCAGITAPPQGLFLQKVSY from the coding sequence ATGACAAGAAGAAACATCAAGCTGGTTCTTGAATATGACGGGACGGCCTACAGGGGCTGGCAGCGTCAGGGGAATCTGCCGACCATACAGAAAATTCTGGAGGAAAGTATCGCGCGGATTACACAGGAACCCGTAATCCTCCATGGATCGGGCAGGACCGATGCCGGTGTTCACGCGCTCAACCAGGTAGCCAACTTCCGGACATCATCCCGGATTCCGGCGGCGAATCTTTTACGGGGCCTCAACAGCCTGCTTCCCGGGGATATTGTGATCAGAGAGACGGAAGATGTGGATGAGGAGTTTCATTCCCGGTATTCTGCGAAAAGTAAAAGCTATCTTTATCGTATTCTGAATTCACCGGTACGGTCGCCCCTGCAGAGAAATTCCGCCTGGTTTATACGCTGTTGTCTTGACCTTGAAAAAATGGCCGGGGCCATCTCTCTGCTGTGCGGAAAGCATGATTTTACCTCCTTCTGTGCGGCAGGCAGCGACGTGAAGTCCTGCGTCCGGACCATCATCCGGGCGGAGATCGAAAGGGAGACTGAACAGGTGATCACGATCAGTGTCGAGGCTGACGGCTTTCTTCGACACATGGTCCGCAATATCGTCGGGACCCTGGTCGAGATCGGTGCGGGGCAGGATTCGTCGGAAATTATGCGGGACATTCTGGAAGCGAAAGATCGGGGATGTGCCGGGATCACGGCGCCGCCTCAGGGACTTTTTCTTCAGAAAGTAAGCTATTGA
- a CDS encoding phosphoglycerate kinase translates to MGISKKTIREIEFAGKRVIMRVDFNVPLKDGVIQDDTRIAAALPSIKYILDSKAKSLVLMSHLGDPEKDAAKAREKAEKDGKPFDEEKYIEGKCKMSPVAAHLSKLLGKPVALAPDCLSDETKKMVGGLKDGAVLLLENTRFHKEETSKDLSEREKMAKILAGYGDVYVNDAFGTAHRLHASTETIARYLPAVAGFLMEKELEFLQGKVLKAPAKPFVAIIGGAKVSSKIAVLESLLYKVEKLIIGGGMAYTFLKAQGIAVGKSLVEEDQIETAKKILATAKEQTVTLLLPADHLVAKEFSAEAEFRISTGATIEDGWLGMDIGPATLKNYRDALVGAKTVFWNGPMGVFEFPNFAAGTINIAAILAELPDAITVIGGGDTVSAVKKAGVAARMSHISTGGGASLELVEGKELPGVKALNDK, encoded by the coding sequence ATGGGAATTTCCAAAAAAACGATTCGTGAGATCGAATTCGCAGGAAAACGTGTGATCATGCGTGTTGATTTCAATGTTCCGCTCAAGGATGGCGTCATCCAGGATGATACACGCATTGCCGCCGCACTGCCTTCAATCAAATATATTCTTGACAGTAAGGCAAAGAGCCTTGTGTTGATGTCGCATCTTGGCGACCCTGAAAAAGACGCTGCCAAGGCGCGTGAGAAGGCGGAAAAGGATGGCAAACCCTTTGATGAAGAGAAATACATCGAAGGCAAATGCAAGATGTCGCCTGTCGCCGCACACCTTTCAAAGCTGCTTGGGAAGCCGGTTGCGCTGGCGCCTGACTGCCTGAGCGACGAGACAAAGAAGATGGTGGGCGGCCTTAAGGACGGCGCCGTGCTGCTCCTTGAGAACACACGGTTCCATAAGGAAGAGACCTCGAAAGACCTTTCTGAGCGTGAAAAAATGGCCAAGATCCTTGCGGGTTACGGCGACGTGTATGTCAATGACGCGTTTGGAACCGCCCACCGGCTGCACGCGTCCACCGAAACAATCGCCCGGTATCTGCCTGCGGTGGCGGGTTTTCTCATGGAAAAAGAGCTTGAATTCCTTCAGGGAAAAGTTCTGAAAGCCCCGGCGAAGCCTTTTGTCGCGATTATCGGCGGCGCGAAAGTTTCTTCCAAAATAGCAGTGCTCGAAAGCCTGCTCTACAAGGTAGAAAAACTGATCATAGGCGGCGGCATGGCATACACCTTTCTCAAGGCCCAAGGGATTGCTGTCGGCAAGTCGCTTGTCGAGGAAGATCAGATCGAAACGGCAAAGAAGATTCTTGCGACAGCAAAAGAGCAGACGGTTACGCTTCTGCTCCCGGCTGATCATCTCGTTGCAAAAGAGTTTTCAGCCGAAGCCGAATTCAGGATTTCGACAGGCGCCACGATAGAAGACGGGTGGCTGGGGATGGACATCGGCCCCGCCACACTGAAAAATTACAGGGACGCTCTTGTCGGAGCAAAGACCGTGTTCTGGAACGGCCCCATGGGAGTTTTTGAGTTCCCGAATTTTGCGGCAGGCACAATCAATATAGCAGCGATACTTGCCGAACTTCCGGATGCGATTACAGTGATCGGCGGTGGAGACACCGTTTCAGCGGTCAAAAAGGCCGGTGTCGCTGCCAGAATGTCTCATATTTCAACCGGCGGCGGTGCATCGCTTGAGCTTGTTGAAGGCAAGGAACTTCCCGGAGTCAAGGCGTTAAATGACAAATAA
- a CDS encoding acyl-CoA carboxylase subunit beta yields the protein MNTENYEGMTAGKIREFEKRKEALMLMGGDEMIRKQHELGKLTARERLDLLFDNGSFQEVQLFTKHRSTLFGLDKKEIPADGVITGFGEVNGRVVFAAAQDFTCSGGSLGEMQAKKIWKVMDMAIAAGKPFVSLNDSGGARIQEGVPALEGYGGIFYRNTLASGYIPQITATMGPTAGGAVYSPALTDWIFMVKKSSYMCITGPDVIKAVIGEEVTTEALGGAVVHSTKSGVCHFATNDDQDCINKIRTLLSYLPDSCHSPLPLLPTSDTPDRECLELDEIIPDKPSKGYDMKKVILEIADNAEMMEPHAGWARNIIVAFIRIMGRPVGVIANNPSFGAGVLDVNASDKAARFIRFCDAFNIPLLTLADVPGYLPGTRQEWAGIITHGAKMLHAYSEATVPKLTVVIRKDYGGAYIGMCSKQLGADYVMAWPSAEIAVMGADGACNIVYRKEIQTAPDPAAKRKELASAYETQFNNPYFAAGLGIVDEIILPRETRKRVAFLLETFKEKKETRVTKKHNNIPL from the coding sequence ATGAACACGGAAAATTACGAGGGCATGACAGCGGGAAAAATTCGGGAATTTGAAAAAAGGAAAGAAGCCCTGATGCTTATGGGCGGCGACGAGATGATCAGAAAACAGCACGAACTCGGCAAACTGACCGCAAGGGAACGGCTGGATCTGCTTTTCGACAATGGGTCTTTCCAGGAAGTCCAGCTCTTTACAAAACATCGTTCCACACTTTTCGGCCTCGACAAGAAGGAAATTCCCGCGGATGGCGTCATTACCGGATTCGGCGAGGTAAACGGCCGTGTCGTCTTTGCGGCGGCTCAGGATTTCACCTGCTCCGGCGGCAGTCTTGGGGAAATGCAGGCAAAGAAGATCTGGAAGGTGATGGATATGGCCATCGCAGCGGGGAAACCCTTTGTTTCCCTGAACGACTCCGGAGGAGCGCGCATTCAGGAAGGCGTCCCCGCTCTTGAAGGATATGGAGGAATTTTCTACCGGAATACCCTCGCCTCCGGGTATATCCCCCAGATTACCGCGACCATGGGGCCGACCGCCGGCGGGGCCGTTTATTCACCGGCATTGACGGACTGGATATTCATGGTCAAGAAAAGCAGTTACATGTGCATCACGGGCCCGGATGTCATCAAGGCCGTTATCGGTGAAGAAGTCACCACCGAAGCCCTGGGAGGCGCCGTCGTTCATTCCACCAAAAGCGGCGTATGTCATTTCGCCACAAATGACGACCAGGACTGTATCAATAAAATTCGAACCCTGTTGTCTTATCTCCCGGACAGTTGTCACAGTCCCCTTCCTCTTCTGCCAACGTCTGACACCCCGGATCGCGAATGCCTCGAACTGGACGAAATCATTCCTGATAAACCTTCAAAAGGCTATGACATGAAAAAGGTTATCCTGGAAATCGCCGATAATGCAGAAATGATGGAACCTCATGCCGGATGGGCCAGGAACATCATCGTCGCATTTATTCGCATCATGGGGCGTCCTGTAGGGGTCATCGCGAACAACCCCAGTTTCGGCGCCGGCGTACTCGATGTGAATGCTTCAGACAAGGCGGCGCGCTTCATCCGTTTCTGTGACGCCTTCAACATCCCCCTGCTGACGCTTGCCGATGTCCCCGGTTACCTTCCCGGCACACGTCAGGAATGGGCGGGAATCATCACACATGGAGCCAAAATGCTCCATGCCTATTCCGAAGCCACAGTGCCCAAACTGACGGTCGTCATCCGCAAGGATTACGGCGGCGCCTACATCGGCATGTGCAGCAAACAGCTCGGCGCGGATTACGTCATGGCCTGGCCTTCCGCGGAAATTGCCGTCATGGGAGCGGATGGCGCTTGTAACATTGTGTATCGCAAGGAAATCCAGACGGCGCCGGACCCCGCGGCCAAGCGGAAGGAACTGGCCTCCGCTTACGAAACTCAGTTCAACAATCCTTACTTTGCCGCCGGACTGGGAATTGTGGATGAAATCATCCTGCCCAGAGAGACCCGTAAGCGAGTCGCCTTCCTGTTAGAAACCTTTAAGGAAAAGAAGGAAACCCGGGTGACAAAAAAGCACAACAATATTCCGCTTTAA
- the gltX gene encoding glutamate--tRNA ligase, whose protein sequence is MNSTKPRVRFAPSPTGELHIGNARTAFFNWLYARHYGGKLILRIEDTDRQRSTRAFEARLIDDLKWLSLDWDEGPDGKGEVGPYRQSERLDLYESFLKNLQKDGRVYPCYCTEDELELERTSLLSRKMAPRYMGKCRNLTEADRRRLEAQGRRPTWRFRVSQGPVLFQDLIRGTMKFQGEAVGDFIIVRSNGTPAYNFAVVIDDHFMEISTVIRGEDHLSNTAIQLMLYEALGFEPPEFAHHSLILGKDRTKLSKRHGSVSVREFREKGILPEALLNYLALLGSSIGEGREVCSLEEIITAFSLDRAGKSGAVFDEDKLLWMNSLYIHEEPAIKLIERLRPFIEKAGYDVNKWETPWLDRMVEAVKPNLTTLADIGSYVKMIVEEPVRIDEDAAAVLRETETQMVLRTLLQLIEEGKFSHEDFYSQVMTALRKVTGARGKRLFMPVRAALTGTTRGPELDKIFVLLGEQSVKERLKKALNMQGNFS, encoded by the coding sequence ATGAACAGTACCAAGCCGAGAGTCCGTTTTGCCCCTTCCCCTACCGGGGAGCTCCACATTGGAAACGCGCGGACCGCGTTTTTCAACTGGCTGTATGCAAGACACTATGGCGGTAAGCTGATCCTGCGGATTGAAGATACGGACCGGCAGCGATCCACAAGGGCTTTTGAGGCCAGGCTGATTGACGACTTGAAATGGCTTTCTCTGGATTGGGACGAGGGGCCGGACGGGAAGGGGGAAGTTGGACCCTACCGCCAGAGCGAGAGGCTGGATCTCTATGAATCCTTCTTGAAGAACCTGCAAAAGGACGGAAGAGTTTATCCCTGTTACTGTACCGAGGACGAGTTGGAGCTGGAACGGACATCTCTGCTGTCCAGGAAAATGGCGCCCCGCTACATGGGTAAATGTCGCAATCTGACCGAAGCAGACAGAAGAAGACTGGAAGCCCAGGGAAGGAGGCCGACCTGGCGATTCCGGGTCTCACAGGGGCCTGTCCTGTTTCAGGATCTCATCCGGGGAACGATGAAATTTCAGGGGGAGGCAGTCGGCGATTTCATTATCGTTCGGTCGAATGGTACTCCAGCCTATAATTTTGCCGTGGTGATCGACGACCACTTTATGGAAATTTCCACGGTCATCAGGGGAGAAGACCATCTTTCCAATACAGCGATCCAGTTGATGCTCTATGAAGCGCTAGGTTTCGAGCCGCCTGAATTTGCCCATCATTCCCTTATTCTGGGAAAGGATCGCACGAAGTTGAGCAAACGGCACGGTTCCGTTTCCGTACGTGAGTTTCGCGAGAAAGGCATACTGCCCGAGGCGCTTTTGAATTATCTTGCTCTTCTTGGCAGTTCCATCGGCGAAGGTCGGGAGGTCTGTTCACTGGAGGAAATCATCACCGCCTTTTCGTTGGATCGGGCCGGCAAGAGCGGCGCCGTGTTCGATGAGGACAAACTGCTTTGGATGAACAGCCTTTACATTCATGAAGAGCCAGCCATCAAGTTAATAGAGCGATTGAGACCGTTTATCGAGAAAGCCGGCTATGACGTGAATAAATGGGAAACTCCATGGCTGGATCGGATGGTGGAGGCCGTGAAGCCCAACTTGACCACGTTGGCCGATATCGGATCTTATGTGAAGATGATTGTTGAAGAGCCTGTCCGGATTGATGAAGATGCTGCCGCAGTTCTTCGGGAAACAGAAACACAGATGGTTCTCCGGACATTGCTGCAACTCATCGAGGAAGGGAAATTTTCCCATGAAGATTTTTATTCGCAAGTCATGACTGCACTTCGCAAGGTAACCGGCGCCAGGGGAAAAAGGCTTTTCATGCCCGTCCGGGCGGCCCTTACAGGGACGACCAGGGGACCGGAACTCGATAAAATTTTTGTCCTTCTGGGCGAGCAATCCGTCAAGGAACGACTGAAAAAAGCGCTCAATATGCAGGGAAACTTTTCCTGA
- the ispF gene encoding 2-C-methyl-D-erythritol 2,4-cyclodiphosphate synthase — protein sequence MRVGCGYDSHRWAAKRKLILGGVEIPHEFGLTGHSDADALTHAICDALLGAISEGDIGFQFPDSDPAYSGISSLKLLSKILEMVDKKGFAIDYIDSTVIMERPKLMPYIPDMKSKIAGVLKMPSDRINIKAKTNEGMGFVGRQEGVAVFAVALVKENQD from the coding sequence ATGAGGGTCGGATGCGGATATGACAGTCATCGATGGGCTGCAAAAAGGAAGTTGATCCTCGGGGGCGTTGAGATCCCTCATGAGTTCGGCCTTACAGGTCACTCTGACGCCGACGCATTGACTCACGCCATCTGCGACGCACTCCTTGGTGCCATTTCCGAAGGCGACATCGGTTTTCAGTTCCCCGATTCCGACCCGGCTTATTCCGGAATCTCCAGTCTGAAACTTCTTTCTAAAATCCTTGAGATGGTTGATAAAAAAGGCTTTGCCATTGACTATATCGACAGCACCGTAATTATGGAAAGACCGAAGTTGATGCCCTACATTCCGGATATGAAGTCAAAGATTGCCGGGGTGTTGAAAATGCCTTCAGACCGGATCAACATAAAGGCCAAGACCAATGAAGGAATGGGATTTGTCGGTCGGCAGGAGGGGGTTGCGGTTTTTGCCGTGGCTTTGGTTAAGGAGAATCAGGATTAA
- the ispD gene encoding 2-C-methyl-D-erythritol 4-phosphate cytidylyltransferase, translated as MKPKVVAIVPAGGSGRRMQSSNPKQYFLINGMPVLVHTLLRLQQFPLIDEILLVVPHSDMVFVRDNIEKPYQLTKIRGIVAGGRERQDSVRNGLKCVVEKDEIVVIHDGVRPFVTEKILSRVIDAAHRSGAAIAAVPAMDTVKEVHSDGHISVTLDRKRIWLAQTPQAFHRRIIQEAYKKAVQDDYYGTDDASLVERLGIPVEVVPGSCTNIKITTPDDLILAEAFLKKEEGRI; from the coding sequence ATGAAACCAAAAGTGGTCGCCATTGTACCTGCCGGCGGTTCAGGCCGGCGCATGCAGAGTTCGAACCCGAAACAGTATTTTTTAATAAACGGGATGCCGGTTCTTGTCCATACACTGCTGAGACTGCAGCAGTTTCCCCTGATCGACGAAATCCTGCTGGTCGTTCCGCACAGCGACATGGTCTTTGTCCGGGATAACATCGAAAAACCCTATCAACTGACAAAAATCAGAGGAATTGTTGCCGGCGGCAGGGAAAGGCAGGATTCTGTGAGAAACGGCCTGAAGTGTGTTGTAGAAAAAGATGAAATTGTTGTTATTCATGATGGCGTGCGCCCCTTTGTAACAGAAAAAATCCTTTCGCGGGTCATTGACGCGGCTCATCGGTCCGGGGCTGCAATTGCTGCCGTTCCGGCCATGGATACCGTAAAGGAAGTCCATTCTGACGGACATATTTCCGTAACGCTTGACAGGAAAAGGATCTGGCTGGCTCAGACTCCCCAGGCCTTTCACCGCCGTATCATTCAAGAGGCATACAAAAAGGCCGTTCAGGATGATTATTACGGCACGGATGACGCCAGTCTCGTCGAACGCCTGGGCATTCCAGTCGAGGTCGTTCCAGGGAGCTGCACAAATATCAAGATAACCACGCCGGATGATCTTATCCTGGCAGAAGCATTCCTTAAAAAGGAAGAAGGCAGGATTTGA
- a CDS encoding PIN/TRAM domain-containing protein, giving the protein MKVLIVRGLLILACSVSGYAIAYYSFPSHGILGSLIGLVLGCLTALFVIKMEQAIRKVSLRVIFGGVVGMIVGLLIAFLFAYGLNFITDIKEKYQIAPWIYAIWTSVMGYLGLVLGSKKVEELFNLFGHGQSKENKDYRILDTSTIIDGRLADICDTGFLEGTLIVPRFVLDELQYIADSSDSMKRSRGRRGLDILNRMQKSAGITIEIVDQDFPRIKSVDAKLVALAKKMNGKIITNDFNLNKVAELQGIRILNVNELANALKPVVLPGEVMTVKIIKEGKEAGQGVAYLDDGTMIIVDNAQRHQGATVEALVTSVLQTTAGRMIFSELKDIVNDKKSFGSDARQ; this is encoded by the coding sequence GTGAAAGTATTGATCGTCAGGGGTCTTTTGATTCTGGCATGCTCTGTCAGTGGGTATGCTATTGCATATTATTCATTTCCCTCTCATGGGATTCTCGGTTCTTTAATCGGACTGGTTCTAGGTTGTCTAACGGCTTTATTTGTCATAAAGATGGAACAGGCTATCAGGAAGGTTTCTCTGCGGGTCATATTCGGCGGTGTCGTCGGTATGATCGTTGGGTTGCTGATTGCCTTCCTTTTTGCCTATGGTCTTAATTTCATTACAGATATAAAAGAGAAGTATCAGATCGCTCCCTGGATATACGCCATCTGGACTTCGGTCATGGGTTATCTGGGACTTGTTCTCGGTTCAAAAAAAGTTGAAGAACTTTTCAATCTTTTCGGGCATGGCCAGAGCAAGGAAAACAAAGACTATCGGATTCTTGACACCAGTACCATTATTGATGGAAGGTTGGCCGATATCTGCGACACTGGTTTTCTTGAAGGTACTCTTATCGTTCCCCGCTTCGTTCTGGATGAATTGCAGTACATTGCCGATTCATCCGACTCCATGAAGCGCTCCAGAGGAAGAAGGGGACTGGATATTCTCAACCGGATGCAGAAGAGTGCAGGCATCACCATTGAAATCGTTGATCAGGATTTTCCACGGATTAAAAGCGTGGATGCCAAACTGGTTGCTCTGGCAAAAAAGATGAACGGCAAGATCATCACCAATGATTTCAACCTGAACAAGGTTGCAGAACTGCAGGGCATAAGAATTCTCAATGTCAATGAACTGGCAAATGCGCTGAAACCGGTAGTTCTTCCCGGTGAAGTGATGACGGTAAAGATCATTAAGGAAGGAAAAGAAGCCGGTCAGGGAGTGGCCTATCTGGATGATGGAACGATGATTATCGTGGATAATGCCCAGAGGCATCAGGGGGCGACTGTCGAAGCTTTGGTGACAAGCGTTCTTCAGACTACGGCGGGGCGAATGATTTTTTCGGAGCTGAAAGATATTGTGAATGATAAAAAAAGCTTCGGGAGCGATGCCAGACAGTAA
- a CDS encoding CarD family transcriptional regulator, protein MFKVGDLAVYPAQGVGVIEAIESREVMGSTQKFYIMKIMSNGMKIMIPTGSAESVGLRELILEDDVPKVYEILKNKDITIDKQTWNKRYREYLEKIKTGSVFEIARVLRDLLILKNDKNLSFGERKMMDTAKSLLIKEISIASNAEETKIEQDLKTIFSLQ, encoded by the coding sequence ATGTTTAAGGTGGGTGATTTGGCAGTATATCCAGCGCAGGGTGTGGGTGTCATTGAGGCCATTGAAAGCAGGGAGGTCATGGGGAGCACCCAGAAGTTCTATATCATGAAGATCATGAGCAATGGTATGAAGATCATGATCCCAACCGGCAGTGCGGAATCTGTCGGGCTCAGAGAACTGATCCTCGAAGACGACGTTCCTAAGGTTTATGAAATACTGAAAAACAAGGACATAACCATCGACAAGCAGACTTGGAATAAACGCTATCGGGAATATCTGGAAAAGATCAAAACCGGTTCGGTTTTTGAAATAGCCCGGGTGCTCAGGGATTTGCTGATTTTGAAGAATGACAAGAATCTGTCTTTCGGTGAAAGAAAAATGATGGATACAGCCAAAAGTCTTCTGATCAAAGAAATCTCCATCGCCAGTAATGCTGAAGAAACGAAAATTGAGCAGGATCTGAAGACCATCTTCTCGTTGCAGTAA
- a CDS encoding radical SAM protein translates to MDFPFEQGPIRPPSEAKSLLIRATRNCPWNKCAFCNSYRGKKFELRSLDEIFADIHKIKEIITHIKELSWKHGEGGRVTDKVIRLIFSQESSYHDSYRSVAAWLYFGGESVFLQDANSLIMRTDDLVPVLNEIRKAFPSVTRITSYCRSKTAARKSVEELKRLRDAGLSRIHIGMESGYDPLLAFIRKGVTAAEHIKGGRNVVEAGISLSEYVIPGLGGVRWTQEHARETARVINEINPDFIRLRTIHAVPGTDLHEKMLKGEFVPLTDNEIVTEIRDFIENLEGIESTVVSDHILNLLEEIQGKLPDAKEQMLRVIDRYLALSPQNQLIFRLGRRKGCYRSLDDLSDSGLYNSLKKTVEQYEVTAPGQLDKDLFLMMHDYI, encoded by the coding sequence ATGGATTTTCCCTTTGAACAGGGTCCCATTCGGCCGCCTAGTGAAGCAAAAAGTCTGCTCATTCGAGCGACCCGCAATTGTCCGTGGAACAAATGCGCTTTCTGCAACTCCTATCGCGGAAAAAAATTCGAACTGAGATCTCTCGACGAGATTTTTGCCGACATTCACAAAATTAAAGAAATTATTACGCATATCAAGGAACTGTCCTGGAAACACGGCGAAGGGGGACGGGTGACGGACAAGGTGATCCGCCTGATCTTCAGTCAGGAAAGCAGTTATCATGACAGTTACCGTTCCGTGGCTGCCTGGCTGTATTTTGGGGGGGAATCCGTTTTTCTTCAGGATGCCAATTCCCTGATCATGAGGACCGATGATCTTGTGCCGGTTCTGAATGAAATCAGGAAGGCCTTTCCTTCCGTGACAAGAATCACATCCTATTGCCGTTCCAAAACGGCCGCCAGAAAATCGGTTGAGGAACTGAAGAGGCTCCGTGACGCTGGATTATCGAGAATTCACATCGGCATGGAAAGCGGTTATGATCCCCTTCTGGCCTTCATTCGGAAAGGCGTTACTGCTGCGGAGCACATCAAGGGGGGGCGCAACGTAGTCGAAGCAGGCATTTCCCTCAGCGAATATGTGATTCCCGGACTGGGAGGAGTCCGGTGGACGCAGGAACATGCCAGGGAAACGGCGAGAGTGATCAATGAAATCAATCCTGATTTCATTCGCTTGAGAACCATTCATGCTGTTCCGGGCACCGATCTCCACGAAAAAATGCTCAAAGGCGAATTTGTGCCGCTGACCGACAACGAGATTGTGACAGAAATAAGGGATTTTATTGAAAACCTGGAGGGAATTGAATCTACAGTGGTCAGCGATCATATTCTCAACCTCCTGGAGGAAATTCAGGGAAAATTGCCGGATGCAAAGGAACAGATGCTGCGCGTCATTGATCGCTACCTGGCTCTGTCCCCTCAAAATCAGCTGATTTTCAGGCTGGGCCGGCGTAAAGGATGCTACAGATCTCTGGATGATCTTTCGGATAGCGGGTTGTACAATTCGCTCAAAAAAACGGTTGAACAATACGAAGTCACGGCGCCAGGCCAACTGGATAAAGACTTATTTCTGATGATGCATGATTATATATAG